The proteins below are encoded in one region of Eulemur rufifrons isolate Redbay chromosome 2, OSU_ERuf_1, whole genome shotgun sequence:
- the MEF2B gene encoding myocyte-specific enhancer factor 2B, with product MGRKKIQISRILDQRNRQVTFTKRKFGLMKKAYELSVLCDCEIALIIFNSANRLFQYASTDMDRVLLKYTEYSEPHESRTNTDILETLKRRGVGLDGPELEPDEGPEGPGEKLRRLAGEGGDPALPRPRLYPATPAMPSPDVVYGALPPPGCDPSGLGEALPAQSRPSPFRPAAPKAGPPGLAHPLFSPNHLTSKTPPPLYLAADGRRPDLPGGLAGARGGLNSSRSLYGSLQSPCSAAAPGTPLGSFPFLSAGPPEYGLGDPPPPPGLLQSPPLAPWQSSRGDGPPAISVPPSGGRSLGEEGPPPRGASPPTPAVSVKSERLSPAPGGPGDFPKAFPYPLLLARSLAEPLRPGPALRRLPLADGWPR from the exons ATGGGGAGGAAGAAAATCCAGATCTCACGCATTCTGGACCAAAGGAACCGGCAG GTGACATTCACCAAGCGCAAGTTTGGGCTGATGAAGAAGGCCTATGAGCTGAGTGTGCTCTGCGACTGTGAGATCGCCCTCATCATCTTCAACAGCGCCAACCGCCTGTTCCAGTATGCCAGCACGGACATGGACCGCGTGCTCCTCAAGTACACAGAGTACAGCGAACCCCACGAGAGCCGCACCAACACCGACATCCTCGAG ACGCTGAAGCGGAGGGGTGTGGGCCTTGATGGGCCAGAGCTGGAGCCAGACGAGGGGCCTGAGGGGCCGGGAGAGAAGCTGCGGAGGCTGGCAGGCGAAGGGGGTGACCCAGCCTTGCCCCGGCCCCGGCTCTAT CCAGCAACCCCCGCTATGCCCAGCCCGGACGTGGTGTACGGGGCATTGCCCCCCCCAGGCTGTGACCCCAGTGGGCTTGGGGAGGCCCTGCCTGCCCAGAGCCGCCCATCTCCCTTCCGACCAGCAGCCCCGAAAGCTGGACCCCCAG gcctggcacaCCCTCTCTTCTCACCAAACCACCTCACCAGCAAGACGCCGCCCCCCCTGTACCTGGCCGCAGATGGGCGGAGGCCAGACCTGCCTGGTGGCCTGGCTGGGGCCCGAGGGGGACTGAACTCCTCG AGAAGCCTCTACGGGAGCCTGCAGAGCCCGTGCTCCGCTGCGGCGCCGGGAACCCCGCTGGGGAgcttccccttcctctctgcagGCCCCCCAG AATACGGCTTGGGAGACCCTCCGCCGCCCCCTGGCTTGCTGCAGTCCCCCCCGCTGGCCCCGTGGCAGTCCTCCAGGGGAGATGGGCCCCCCGCCATCTCCGTCCCGCCCAG cGGGGGCCGTAGCCTGGGCGAGGAGGGCCCCCCTCCCCGCGGCGCCTCCCCGCCGACCCCGGCAGTCAGCGTCAAGTCCGAGCGCCTCTCGCCGGCCCCCGGGGGCCCCGGCGACTTTCCCAAGGCCTTCCCCTACCCCCTGCTCCTCGCCCGGTCTCTGGCAGAGCCCCTGAGGCCCGGGCCCGCCCTGCGCCGGCTGCCCTTGGCCGACGGCTGGCCCCGGTAG
- the TMEM161A gene encoding transmembrane protein 161A isoform X3: MAVLGVQLVVTLLTATLMHRLAPHCSFARWLLCNGSLFRYKHPSEEELRALAGKQRPRGRKERWANGLSDEKPLSVPRDTPFQLETCPLTTVDALGLASMTQNLEPFLKKQGWDWALPLAKLAIRVGLAVVGSMLGAFLTFPGLRLAQTHRDALTMSEDRPMLQFLLHTSFLSPLFILWLWTKPIARDFLQQAPFGGTPFSLLSDSAFDSMRLWVLVALCLLRLAVTRPHLQAYLCLAKARVEQLRKEAGRIEAREIQRRVVRVYCYVTVVSLQYLTPLILTLNCTLLLKTLGGYSWGLGPAPPLSPAPSSASAVPVGPGEDEAQQMAARIAGALGGLLTPLFLRGVLAYLVWWTAACQLLSSLFGLYFHQHLAGS, encoded by the exons ATG gcgGTCCTCGGAGTGCAGCTGGTGGTGACCCTGCTCACTGCCACCCTCATGCACAGGCTGGCGCCGCACTGCTCCTTCGCGCGCTGGCTGCTCTGCAATGGCAG TCTGTTTCGGTACAAGCACCCGTCGGAGGAGGAGCTTCGGGCCCTGGCAGGCAAGcagaggcccagaggcaggaaggagcg GTGGGCCAATGGCCTTAGTGATGAGAAGCCACTGTCTGTGCCCCGAGACACTCCATTCCAGCTGGAAACTTGTCCCCTCACAACCGTGGATGCCCTAG GCTTGGCCAGCATGACCCAGAACTTGGAGCCATTTCTGAAGAAGCAGGGCTGGGACTGGGC GCTCCCTCTGGCCAAGCTGGCCATCCGCGTGGGGCTGGCGGTGGTGGGCTCCATGCTGGGTGCCTTCCTCACCTTCCCCGGCCTGCGGCTGGCCCAGACCCACCGCGATGCGTTGACCATGTCAGAGGACCGGCCCATGCTGCA GTTCCTCCTGCACACCAGCTTCCTGTCTCCCCTGTTCATCCTGTGGCTCTGGACAAAGCCCATTGCACGGGACTTCCTGCAACAGGCGCCCTTTGGAGGAACACCTTTCTCCCT GCTGTCAGACTCGGCCTTCGACTCGATGCGCCTCTGGGTGCTGGTGGCCCTGTGCTTGCTGCGGCTGGCGGTGACCCGGCCCCACCTGCAGGCCTACCTGTGCCTGGCCAAGGCCCGCGTGGAGCAGCTGCGGAAGGAGGCTGGCCGCATCGAGGCCCGCGAGATCCAGCGGCGG GTGGTCCGGGTCTACTGTTACGTGACGGTGGTAAGCTTGCAGTACCTCACGCCACTCATCCTCACCCTCAACTGCACACTACTGCTCAAGACACTGG GTGGCTACTCCTGGGGCCTGGGCCCTGCACCCCCACTGTCCCCCGCCCCGTCCTCAGCCAGCGCTGTCCCGGTCGGCCCCGGGGAGGACGAAGCCCAGCAGATGGCAGCCCGCATCGCCGGAGCCCTGGGCGGCTTGCTCACGCCTCTCTTTCTCCGCGGTGTCCTGGCCTACCTTGTCTGGTGGACGGCCGCCTGCCAGCTCCTCTCCAGTCTCTTCGGCCTCTACTTTCACCAACACTTGGCCGGCTCCTAG
- the TMEM161A gene encoding transmembrane protein 161A isoform X2: MTQNLEPFLKKQGWDWALPLAKLAIRVGLAVVGSMLGAFLTFPGLRLAQTHRDALTMSEDRPMLQLRGSPGGWGGWGTWGRLGEWWGASPLPALTPQVPPAHQLPVSPVHPVALDKAHCTGLPATGALWRNTFLPAVRLGLRLDAPLGAGGPVLAAAGGDPAPPAGLPVPGQGPRGAAAEGGWPHRGPRDPAAGGPGLLLRDGGKLAVPHATHPHPQLHTTAQDTGWLLLGPGPCTPTVPRPVLSQRCPGRPRGGRSPADGSPHRRSPGRLAHASLSPRCPGLPCLVDGRLPAPLQSLRPLLSPTLGRLLAACRPSWGPEVWSWTGGTQASPLCVCPSVPSCKMGLGLPTVLYTAVPEPRPHLDFVCPPGNCLSWALRQEGLKPLSLKRLCRV, translated from the exons ATGACCCAGAACTTGGAGCCATTTCTGAAGAAGCAGGGCTGGGACTGGGC GCTCCCTCTGGCCAAGCTGGCCATCCGCGTGGGGCTGGCGGTGGTGGGCTCCATGCTGGGTGCCTTCCTCACCTTCCCCGGCCTGCGGCTGGCCCAGACCCACCGCGATGCGTTGACCATGTCAGAGGACCGGCCCATGCTGCAGTTACGTGGGTCGCCTggtgggtgggggggttgggggaccTGGGGGAGGCTAGGGGAGTGGTGGGGTGCCTCACCCCTTCCTGCCCTCACCCCCCAGGTTCCTCCTGCACACCAGCTTCCTGTCTCCCCTGTTCATCCTGTGGCTCTGGACAAAGCCCATTGCACGGGACTTCCTGCAACAGGCGCCCTTTGGAGGAACACCTTTCTCCCT GCTGTCAGACTCGGCCTTCGACTCGATGCGCCTCTGGGTGCTGGTGGCCCTGTGCTTGCTGCGGCTGGCGGTGACCCGGCCCCACCTGCAGGCCTACCTGTGCCTGGCCAAGGCCCGCGTGGAGCAGCTGCGGAAGGAGGCTGGCCGCATCGAGGCCCGCGAGATCCAGCGGCGG GTGGTCCGGGTCTACTGTTACGTGACGGTGGTAAGCTTGCAGTACCTCACGCCACTCATCCTCACCCTCAACTGCACACTACTGCTCAAGACACTGG GTGGCTACTCCTGGGGCCTGGGCCCTGCACCCCCACTGTCCCCCGCCCCGTCCTCAGCCAGCGCTGTCCCGGTCGGCCCCGGGGAGGACGAAGCCCAGCAGATGGCAGCCCGCATCGCCGGAGCCCTGGGCGGCTTGCTCACGCCTCTCTTTCTCCGCGGTGTCCTGGCCTACCTTGTCTGGTGGACGGCCGCCTGCCAGCTCCTCTCCAGTCTCTTCGGCCTCTACTTTCACCAACACTTGGCCGGCTCCTAGCTGCCTGCAGACCCTCCTGGGGCCCTGAGGTCTGGTCCTGGACCGGTGGGACACAAGCCAGCCCCCTCTGTGTGTGCCCCAGTGTCCCCAGCTGCAAGATGGGGCTGGGACTCCCCACCGTCCTCTACACCGCAGTGCCTGAGCCGCGGCCCCACTTGGACTTTGTGTGTCCGCCTGGAAACTGTCTCTCTTGGGCCCTGCGGCAGGAGGGCCTGAAGCCATTGTCGCTGAAGCGCCTGTGCCGAGTTTGA
- the TMEM161A gene encoding transmembrane protein 161A isoform X1: MAVLGVQLVVTLLTATLMHRLAPHCSFARWLLCNGSLFRYKHPSEEELRALAGKQRPRGRKERWANGLSDEKPLSVPRDTPFQLETCPLTTVDALEAYYYVLGPAKETNISVFWCLLTVAFSIKVFLTVTRLYFSAEEGGERSVCLTFAFLFLLLAMLVQVVREETLELGLEPGLASMTQNLEPFLKKQGWDWALPLAKLAIRVGLAVVGSMLGAFLTFPGLRLAQTHRDALTMSEDRPMLQFLLHTSFLSPLFILWLWTKPIARDFLQQAPFGGTPFSLLSDSAFDSMRLWVLVALCLLRLAVTRPHLQAYLCLAKARVEQLRKEAGRIEAREIQRRVVRVYCYVTVVSLQYLTPLILTLNCTLLLKTLGGYSWGLGPAPPLSPAPSSASAVPVGPGEDEAQQMAARIAGALGGLLTPLFLRGVLAYLVWWTAACQLLSSLFGLYFHQHLAGS; this comes from the exons ATG gcgGTCCTCGGAGTGCAGCTGGTGGTGACCCTGCTCACTGCCACCCTCATGCACAGGCTGGCGCCGCACTGCTCCTTCGCGCGCTGGCTGCTCTGCAATGGCAG TCTGTTTCGGTACAAGCACCCGTCGGAGGAGGAGCTTCGGGCCCTGGCAGGCAAGcagaggcccagaggcaggaaggagcg GTGGGCCAATGGCCTTAGTGATGAGAAGCCACTGTCTGTGCCCCGAGACACTCCATTCCAGCTGGAAACTTGTCCCCTCACAACCGTGGATGCCCTAG AGGCCTACTACTACGTGCTGGGCCCAGCCAAGGAGACCAACATCTCCGTGTTCTGGTGCCTGCTTACTGTGGCCTTCTCCAT CAAGGTGTTCCTGACTGTGACCCGGCTGTACTTCAGCGCGGAGGAGGGGGGCGAGCGCTCTGTCTGCCTGACCTTCGccttcctcttcctgctgctgGCCATGCTGGTGCAGGTGGTGCGGGAGGAGACGCTTGAGCTGGGCCTGGAGCCAG GCTTGGCCAGCATGACCCAGAACTTGGAGCCATTTCTGAAGAAGCAGGGCTGGGACTGGGC GCTCCCTCTGGCCAAGCTGGCCATCCGCGTGGGGCTGGCGGTGGTGGGCTCCATGCTGGGTGCCTTCCTCACCTTCCCCGGCCTGCGGCTGGCCCAGACCCACCGCGATGCGTTGACCATGTCAGAGGACCGGCCCATGCTGCA GTTCCTCCTGCACACCAGCTTCCTGTCTCCCCTGTTCATCCTGTGGCTCTGGACAAAGCCCATTGCACGGGACTTCCTGCAACAGGCGCCCTTTGGAGGAACACCTTTCTCCCT GCTGTCAGACTCGGCCTTCGACTCGATGCGCCTCTGGGTGCTGGTGGCCCTGTGCTTGCTGCGGCTGGCGGTGACCCGGCCCCACCTGCAGGCCTACCTGTGCCTGGCCAAGGCCCGCGTGGAGCAGCTGCGGAAGGAGGCTGGCCGCATCGAGGCCCGCGAGATCCAGCGGCGG GTGGTCCGGGTCTACTGTTACGTGACGGTGGTAAGCTTGCAGTACCTCACGCCACTCATCCTCACCCTCAACTGCACACTACTGCTCAAGACACTGG GTGGCTACTCCTGGGGCCTGGGCCCTGCACCCCCACTGTCCCCCGCCCCGTCCTCAGCCAGCGCTGTCCCGGTCGGCCCCGGGGAGGACGAAGCCCAGCAGATGGCAGCCCGCATCGCCGGAGCCCTGGGCGGCTTGCTCACGCCTCTCTTTCTCCGCGGTGTCCTGGCCTACCTTGTCTGGTGGACGGCCGCCTGCCAGCTCCTCTCCAGTCTCTTCGGCCTCTACTTTCACCAACACTTGGCCGGCTCCTAG